CTTCGGAGTGGGTGATGGTGCAGGTGTGGGAGCTGCTGTTCCCCTGGAAGAAGGATCTGGAGTACCACAAGAGAGAAGTGGGCAAACTGAGAGAAGAAATCAAGATCCTGAATGACAAGCAGCACGGCCTGCTCAATGAACTCGAGCACTACTCTCGGCTGCTCTCCAGCAAGGACGACGACGAGAAGAGACACGCCCTCAACTATGATAACAACCGCAAGTGCATGGAGCTGGAAATCGACAAACTGAGAGAGGAGGTGGAATTGCTGAGGGAGAAAGGAGCGAGGTATGACGAGTTGCTGCGGGACTACAATTTCACCAAGCAGGAGAAGGAACTGATCGAGGAGAAGATGGGATTCTACGATAAGCAGGCAGCCCAATCCGCACCAGGCGGCGCAAGGCTCAGCCAGGAAGAGGCGCAACGCAGAAAGACCGAATTGCTCACCCAGGACAAAGAGTATCTGACTAAGGAAAATATTCAACTGATCGAGAAAAATCGGCGTCTTGAAGATCGGCTCGACCGTCTAGAAGCATAACTGCTTTCCTAAAAGAACCGTTCCCAATAATACCTGCAGCAGCTTCTAAACTTGAAGACTGATGCAGTTTCCGGATACGAGCAAAAGATCTACCGCTAGATTTCCGAGCTGAAGGAGAAGCACCACCACGAGCTAGAGATGGCCAAGAACAACCTGGTCGACATCTACGAGAAACAACTGCGCTTCCTCAAGGAAGCCATCGAGGAGAAGGATCTCAGGACTGAAATCCTCGAGCGCAACCTGAGGGAAAAGAATAAGGAGCATGAGCAACTCATGATCGACACCAGAGATTTCCAGAGGAAGTTCGATGGTGATCTCTCTGAAACGCGTATCCAACTCAAGATCCGCACTGAGGAACTGGAGAGAGTGAATAGCATTTACCATGAGACTCTGGGCAACCTGAATGCGCATAAGCTGGAGAATGAAATGCTGAGGGAAAAACTGAATGTGGTCAAAGGAGAGTATTACAAGGCGGAGgcaaatggaaaagaagaaatgagcTCACTGAAAGCGCAAGTAGCTGTCCTTAGAGAGCAACTGGCTAACTACTAAATcattgagaaagaaatggaTGAAGCTGTCATCTCCCTTGCTAAGCTTAGTCCTAACGACAATTCCCTCTATACTCATACCCTCAATTCCATTCCCACTTCTAACAAGCGTCGCATCCAGCAGGCTCTTGGCCTTGCCCAGCGCCTCCAAGCCAAGCAGCGATAGCACTAAGAAACTCTAGAACTGCTGAGGAGAAGAGAAGACGAATTATAGAAGGCAACAAATGAGCTTAAAGTGGCAAGATCGCTGCTGGACAAGACCAACCAGCCCTACAGCTACCTCGTCAGCAATATCGAGTAGAAATAGAAAGAGGTTCTTATGCTGAGGGCCTAGAATAAGAAGCTGGATCAAGGGTATCAAGATATCAAGGAGGAGTATCGCGAGTTGAAGAGACAGTTGGAAGAGGCTGAAAAGGATGTAGAAAGGCTGCTGGTGAAGAGATAGAGCATACAACATATCCAAAGCATACTGATTGATCTCACTCGTGGACCAACCTCAGCCACTCAAATAAACTCCGCCGTTCAGGAGATAAAAGACATCCTGGGCACAACCTCCTTCAAAAAAACCGGTCCTCTCAACAACACAGCAGGCCTAGGGTCCTCTGGCCCGATGGGGGGAGGGTAGCGTCCAACAAACGAGCCACCAAGTTGGTACAAAAAGTTggtggagaaaaagaaatgatctTTTCGCATAATATCAAGCAGTCCCTACTATCACGGCTTATATAATATTATGGCTGACCGATTAGGCAAAATAAGCGAGTATCTCAACTCCAATAACCACTAGGCCGCCATGCGAATCCACGCGTAGTCCCCGCAAGCCACCAGCGCCCTCGAACCGCCCCTGCAGCTGGAGCTGGCGAGGACCTTCTTCTACATAGCCGGCGATTACAAACAGTCAATTTAAATCCTGCAGAGGGTGCAAGACTCCCGCTCCGTGGACATCAAGTACGAGGCGAGGATGCTGCTGGCCAAGGCCTGCCACCTCGCCGGCTGTCACCCCAACGAATCCCTCGCCCACCTCAAAGAGCTCAACGGAATCGAGGGAAAACACTACGCCAAGTGCATCGAGGAAGTCAAGAGGATGATCGAAGAGGCAAGCCGAGCTCCCCTCACCTCCAACAACAACCGGGAGGAAGGAGAACATTTCTAAAAGATGTTGAAAGAGGAGGATGATAACTCCATCATCATGGAAGGAATGCCCAAATTCCTAGTCTCCAGGGCATGGTTCGATGCATGGATGCGCTATGCCGGCCTGGAGAGAggacatatggacaaccaaagCCAACAGAGACGGTATCCCGGCCCCATTACTCAATTTCAACTGGTCGATTACCCCTACCGGATCCTCGCCGATCCCCTTCCAGGAAAGGACTACACCAACAGATACATTTTCGGCAGCGCCAGCGACGAGAGCTACGTTATCCTTCCCAAAAAGTGCTGGGAGTTTTTGAGGAGCAAGTACGACGGCATTGAGGTGAAGCGCTTCAACATATCCTTTGTGGATAAGCCCTACGAAGTGGTCACTGAAGTGTTCCTCAAGCGCATATAGATAGCCAAGGAAGATTCCAAATCATTTGCAGCTTTGCAAATAACACGGAAGGAGACTTGGTCAGGCGTGAAGAGCAAACTGGGCAGAATTTGGGGCGAAATCGATGGGTAAATCGTGGAAATTGATGAGAGAGGCACCCTCACTCCAGTCAACTAGGCAGAGTTCTTGGAGGAAGTGGACACAATGGGGAAAAGATACCTCTACAAGCGAGCAGCCCGCAAGCCGGAGCAAGTCTAGCGCTGCGGGAATAAGGCCTGCGGAAAGACCGAAAAACTGATCTTCTGCAAATGCAAATCCGTGAAATACTGCGATAAGGATTGCGCGAAGGCGGACTACAAGAACCACCGCAAGAAATGCTAGTTGGAACTGGCTCACACGCAGCAGCAATCGGCAGTCTTCAAGAATTTCAACCTGGAAGAGAAGGACTTCGGCGGCCTGAAGGGGAGAGTAGGGCTTAAAAACCTAGGAAACACCTGCTACATGAATAGTGGGCTGCAGTGCCTGAGCAACACGAGAGAAATGACCGAATATTTCATGAAGGCAGATTTCAAGGAGCAAATCAACTACAGCAATCCGCTTGGCACGAAGGGCAATCTGGCTTGCACCTACGCTGAACTCATCCGGTAGATGTGGACTGGGTCAAGCGATGCAGTCTCTCCCTTCAAGCTGAAGAAGATCATCGGCAATTTCGCCACCCAATTTTCGGGATTCGGACAGCAGGACTCCCAGGAGTTCATCAGTTATTTGATTGATGGGCTTTCTTAGGATCTTAATTTGGTGAAAAAGAAGGAGACTTTCGAGGCGAGCGAGGAGATAAAACCCGACGACTAGATGAGCAGGGAAAGCGAGCTCAACTACGCCAAGAGGATCCAATCCTACGTGCGCAACCTGATGGTGGGGCAATTCAAGTCCACAGTGGTCTGCTCCACCTGCCAGAGGGTGTCAGTCTGCTTCGATCCCTACCTGCTCATCTCCATGCCGGTCCCGCCCACCGAgtgcttcatcttcttcgtgCCCACCGAACTCAGCAAATGCGCGATCCGCCTTCCCGTTCCTGTCAGCTACTCCACGACCACTCTGGATAAGGTCAGCAAGGAACTTGCATTAAGATACAATAAATTCGTCGATAGGGAGAAGAAATCCGAACCGGAAGGGAAACGAGAAAAAATAGCACCGGAAAGATTGCTCTATTTGCTTATCGATGAGAATACCTACGGTATCGTTCGGTATCTCGAAGGGAATGAACTTATCTCCTCCATCCAAAGTCCAAATTACCTTATCTTCTGCCTGCAGATTCCAGACAGCCAGGGCGGGTAGCCAGTCCTCGCTGATTTCAGAAAGGACAAGCCAGACGGAAACATCGTTTGCTTCCCGAGGTTCTTCAAATTCCCCAGAGTCTTGAACCCCAACCTCAAGGATGAACTGATCATGTAGTCAATCAAGCGCGGCACTGACGACAGGAAATCCCCTTCTCCCTCGGACCTCTTCACCAGCACGAACGTCGTCGATGAAAAACCGTTCAGCAGGTTTACGGTCATCTGCAAGAGGGACACAAAGCTTTTGACCTACACATAGCCCGAAAAGGCAGGCCTCAGCTGGTCCTTCGAGGACAAGGACTTCAAAAACGTCAGTTTGGACGATTGCCTGCGAAACTTCTCGCAGCAGGAGGTGCTCCAGGGCGACAATCTGTGGTACTGCAGTCGTTGCAAGGAGCACAAAGAGGCCACGCGTCACCTGCAGGTCTACAAGAGCAACAAGATACTGGTGATTGCCTTTAAGCGCTTCAACAGGATGAAGAAGCTAAATACTCCCATCAAGTTCCCAGTTTAAAATTTCAACATGGGTCCTTATCTTCTATGTAATTCTGCCCTCACTTAGCCAATAAGAGCAAAGCCCCAGTCCTCTACGATCTCTATGGAGTGGTGAATCACTACGGCAGTATGGGGGCGGGGCACTACACGGCCTACTGccaaaactttttaaataaaaaatggtacGAATTCAACGATAGCCGGGTGAGTGAGTTGAACAGGAGCGAGATAGTGAGCGACAGTTCGTATGTGCTGTTCTACAGGCGGAGGGATTGATCATAAAGCTATCATTATTTCCATCAATAATATTATTCCTCGCGTATCTTAGTAGTCATGAAAGTTGGATGGATTGGAACAGGAGTCATGGGACTCAGCATGTGCAAACATCTACTCAATGCACAGTACTCACTCTCTGTCTTTAACCGAACTCCAGAGAAGGCTAAGCCTCTGCTTGAACTGGGTGCTGAATGGCTGTCCCCTCAGGAAATAGCAGCAAAAGTCGACGTTCTTTTCCTCATGCTGGGCTTCCCCAAGGACGTGGAGACCATGTGTCTGGGAGAAGACGGCATTCTGAAGCACATGAAGAAGGGGTAACCATCATTCCATTCAGCTCCATCCTGGTCGACCACACCACCAGTCGCCCCAGTCTCGCAGTCAGCATCTACAACGAAGCCAAGGCTCTGGGCATCGGCAGCATCGACGCTCCCGTTTCCGGCGGAGACGTGGGGGCAAGGGAGGGCAAACTGGTGGTGATGTGCGGCGGCGAGAAGGAGGAACTGGAGAGGGTCCGCCCCATCATGGAGAAGTACAGCCGAGCAGTCAACCTGGCGGGAGGAGCAGGGCTCGGGCAGCACACCAAGATGGTCAACCAGATCATCCTGGCAGGCAACATGGCAGGCACTGTGGAGGGACTCATGTACGCCAGCAAATCAGGCCTCGACCTCACCGGCACCATCGACACCATCATTCTCGGAGCTGCAAGCTCGACTGCCTTGAATGTGCTCGGAAGGAGAATGGTGGCTGGAAACTTTGACCCTGGATTCTACGTGGAGCACTACATTAAGGATTTGGAGATCTGCCTATAAGAATCCGCAAGAATGGAGCTTTCTTTGCCCTGCCTCGCCCTCGTGAAGCAATTTTACATAGCCCTCAAAGCTCAAGGCGGCAGCAAGCTCGGCACTCAAGCTTTGATCAAAGTCCTCGAGAACCTAAACAACCACCACATCGGCAAATGATAAATCCCTTCCTATATTCCCTCCCCTCCCTATCCCCCTATCCCCCCTATCCCCTCCCTTCCTTTAGTTATGCCATAGGCAATATTCTTTTGATTGCCAGGTGATAGTGTTAATGCGTGAGTTTAAATAATGTTGTGATCATTTCTTGGCGGCCTGTTTAGCGCGTTTGATGGTTTTGATTTCCTCGAGGAGGAAGGCTCTGATGATTCTGGACTTGACGCATCCACCGCAGAGGACGCCGCCGTAGGGCCTGGAGACAGACTTGTCCTTCTTGGCGAGGCGTTTATAGTGGTAGGGCCTGAGCTGGGCGATGCCGTTGATCCTCTTTCCGCAATCGCAGCTGTCGTGGGGGGCACGGGGTCCGTGGCCGCGCTTTTGAACGTACTGCACAACAACTCTGGAGCCTACGGTTAGATAGAGACTTACCGGGAGTCTTCACCTTTCTCACCTTGTTGGACTTAGTGTTGTAGCTCAGCCTGCGTCTGTAGGTCACTCTCTGCACCATAACCTGTggttaaaaataatattaataatcaAGAAATAATATCCATATCACCCCGCATACTCAGACGAACTTTCGCACCGCCAGGGAAGATTTTTTTAGCTAGGAGTTCGGAGATGTTATTAGACGCTTGCTCTCCGCGAATTATAAGGCGCTCTGCTTCGAAAGACGCTCCCTCAGGACGTTTAGCTGCTTCTGGTAGTCCAGCTACACCTACTTCAAACGCCGCTATAACTACCTGCAACGGATCGTCAGGTCCGTCTGCTCACCTGAACCAGAACTCTTCACGAGCTTGCTGTATTTCCCCTGCAGCACCTCCAACTGGGTCTCCAGCTAGAAGATCCTCTGATGCTGTAGCTCCAGCACCTCCCCCTCCTTGTCCCCGCCCCCATTATTCGCAAACACCAACTTCTTATATGCGGCAAGTTCTCGCTGGGTGTTCCCCTGCATATCCCTCAACTGCTGCACTTCCCGCTTGAGCAATTCGTTCTGCTTGACGAGGGAGGCGTTCTGGTTTTTGAGGGAGTCGCGTTCGGCCTGCAGGATGTCGCGATCGATACTCTTCTCCATTGATATTATAAACAGATTGATAAGGAATCAATTGCTCTCGCGGATGTAGAGGATGTTGTTGCAGCGGATCAGGATCTCCCCCAGCTCGCCTCGGCTCTCACCGTTCACCACCTACTCGGCGTTGGTCAACTGAATTACTAGAGCAGTACCAAGAGGTTCATGTACTCGTCCTTCGATTGGAGGATCCCGCGCAATTACCACCCCCACTTGAGCATCACGCTGATGACCTTTCCGTGGAGGTCGTGGAGGAAGGGTTCTGGGTTTTCCATTTGCAGCTGAATAACACAAGGCGTACCGAGGTCGACATCTTTATCTCTTATAATTAATAATAGGGATAGTGGTAGGGTGATTGCTGTTGTTTTGAATGTGGGTGATATATCATGGGGCGGGTCATTTCTTGAGCATCATGTAGCGCCAGTAAATGTTGTAGATGAAACATTCCTCGTAGGTGACTGCTGCGAAAGTGTTGGGGTAGTTGACCCAGAATACCTTTGTCACTTATTCGCTCAGCTATAAGCGCCATTTCACCTATTTTCGCATAGTGTCGAACACCACGATCTCGCTGCTGTTCAGCAGCACCAAGGCTGACCCCTCCCTGTTGAACTTCGCATGCTTCTACTACTATAGGGTAAATTTGGGAAGATCGACGCAGAGGATCTTGTCGTTTCTGAAATATTTCTTGAACTGGGTAGTAAGAGGAGTACGTTGAAGAAGCTGAAGCAAGCCTTGACTTGTGTGTTCCACCAGCGAATGGTGCCATCGTACGAGTAGGAGGTGAATATGCCGTCATCGATGACTGTCAGGTTGTAGATGTTCATGACGTGCCCCACGAAGACGTGCAGCTTCTGGATGCCGGACTCGGAGTTGACGTCGTAGATGCGGATGCGGTTGTCGAAACCCGCGATTATCAGCTTCTTCCCCACGATGTCGCCGCGGTTCACGGGGATTTGGTAACGACGCACCTTGTCCTTGTTCCAGAACAGAATCAGCTCGTCCTCGTCGCCTGTCAAGAGGACAGAGTTAAGAACCAGACCCATCCTGATGGCTTTTTTGTGATAGCTGGAGTGCTGCACAACGATATTGAGGGTATCTCGTTAGATCAGCAGGCAGCTGGCATGATAGCCGATGAAGATAGACGTTGGCTGCAGGTGCAGGAAAGCCACCGGCAATCCCTTCGGTTTTATGGTGAAGTGGAGCACATCTGGCGCAGAAACCAGCCGAATGCTGCCATCAGATTCTCCGATCAGCCAGCAGCCGTCGATGAAGTTGCTGACGGCAGTGATGAACTCCTCCTTCTGGGAGGTGAAGACGTACTCCTCGGAGTGGGCGTTGATGCGGGAAGACCTGTCCTCGGCCTGCCTCACCCCGTTGAGGTAGAGGAAGATGGTCTTGATGTCCTCCTTGTCCTGGAAGAAGAAGGTGTTCTTGATGGTCTCTCCGATCCTGTACATCTTCTCCAGGCTCACCTTCTTCTCCTGCTAGTTGAGCCGGTACTCGTTGAGGTTCTCTATGAGTTCCCTGCCGAGGGAGACGTACTGGGTGATTTCCTCGTTGTACTCCTCCCGCTCATCGGTGAGGCAGATCTCGTTGGGGACGCAGACTCCTTCGAAGTATTTGATGAATTCGCTAAAGTCGATGAACCTGGTCACGAAATTGCCCTCCACGTCCAGGCTTCGCAGCTCTCGAGCCTCGGGGTCGAGGTGGATCCACACGTAGGGAACTGGGGTCCTAAAGGTCTTCAGGATGAGACCGTTGGAGTAGTTCCAAATCCTTATGGCGTGCTTCGTGAAATGGACCACCAATTTCTTATTGCTATTCGTAAAGAATCCCTCTATTTTGGGCGCCTCGTCGATCTCGATGTTCCTCAGCAGGACCTTGTCCTTGAGGTTCCAAATCTCGAACTTTTCGGTGGTGTGGGCGATGAGGAGGTgggaggagagggagacctCGAGGATGTTGAAGTTGACGATGAGGGCGTTGGTCTTGATCATGAACAACTGCTTGGCAGTCTCTATCCTGTGGAAGGTGATGGCCCGCTCGTAGCTGTACCCGATGCAGGTGTTCCTATCGTAGTAGGCTAAATTtttgatgatgaatttttgGCCGATGTTGATCACCTTCAGCACGTTCTTGGAGGAGAGGTTGATCAATTTAATGGTGAACTCGCTGGAACCCACCCCCAAGACTTCCGATTTCTGGTCGAAGCAAAGCGTGGTGATTGAACTGCCGTAGTCCCCCACCTCCATGTAGATCTCATTCTCGCGGATGGGCTTTATCTTGAAGATGCAAAGGTAGGAATTGTCAGACATGGCCAGGAAGGTATTGCTGGCATCCACTGCGCTGTAGGATTGCCGGCCGTCTGTTTGGGTCGGCTATTTCAAGCTTTTAATCTAAATGAAACTGTGGGAACGGATGTCTTCGGTCACCTTGAAAGCGTAGAAGACGTTCTTGTTCTTCAGGCGAGCCACGAAGTACTCCTAAATGATATACGCCTCATCGAATTTGATACCGCAGAGGTGGTACTTCCGCATGTAGCAATAGTCCTTTGGcttcttgaatttctcaaggGTTTCGATGATATTGGAGAGGACTTATATTTCCTTCTGCTTGGAGAGTTTGGGATTGAAATTATAGGTCTTAAAGGGTTCCTTCAGCAGCGGCAGCATGACCAAGTTGGAGATGAGGAGGTAGTAATTCCTCTTCCTCGATTAGGGCTGCAGCATCAAGTCCTTGTTGAGTCTCTTATCGTCGATGATCCTCTTCATGCGCTTGAAGTGGCTGTAGTTGAACTGCGCGGTCAGGTTCTGCTGGTTGCTGTTCACGCTCCGCATCCACGCCTTCTCGCACTCCGCCTCGTTCCCCGATAGGTACAGTCCCACTGCCTTGTTGTTCAAGAGGTCAGATTCGTACCTCTCCTCGTCGAAGAAACGCACCCACAGCAGGTCCTCAGCGTTGCGGAAAGTCCGAGCGTAGAAATCCAGGATCTAGGGGATGAGCTGGTGGAAAGTTATCCGCTCCTACGGCTTCCCCGACATCATGTCCATCACTTTCTCAGCGATGAAAGCCGTGGTTTCCTTGTTGAGGTTGGACTCCTCCATCTTGCTGAGCACTTCGCGGGGGTTCGCCCGGTCGCCCCGCGCCCACCTGCGCTCCGAGAAGAGCAGTTCGAGCATGATGAGGCCGAGCTGGTAGATGTCGGACTTGCTGGTGAGGGCGGGGATCAGCTTGATGGACTGCAGGTAGTTGCCCTCCTTGGCGCGGTCGCGGAGGTAGTCGAAGATGCTGCCCTGCTCGGGCGACCAGTACTCGGGCGGCCCGCCGATGCTGGAGTTCTTGACCAGTTTGCCGACCACCAGGTTGACGCAGCACATGTTGCCGATCTTGAGGATCCTGTCGTTCTCGATGTAGACGTTGTCGGGGGCGACGGCCTGGTGGATGAGGCCCCGCTTGTGGATGTAGTTGAGGCCGACTGCGATCTGCAGGAAGCAGTTCATGGCCCGCTTGGAGTTCAGGTACTTGTTCTTGTCCGAGAAGAAACCCTCGCTGATCCAGTCCCTCAGCGTCTTCCCTCGCAGCTTCTACAAGAAGATGAGGATCTTGCCGTGGGCTTGGTCGATCTTGAAGGCCTGCGCAACGTGGATGTGGTAACCCACCTCAATCCACTCTTTTATCCGCTCCTTCACGATCTCCTCCTACTACTTCCCATTCAGCTTCTTGTGCTACTCTAGAGTGAGGATGGTGTATTCCTACTTGAGCACTGGATTCGCAGGGGAGTAAAGTCGATATAACGGGTGCTTCTTAAGAGGAGCGCCATCCGTACTCTCCATGCCGCTGTTGGTCTGCATATCGATTGGTGTACTGTCTTGCTCATCTTTTTCTTGAGGCCGGGGGCGCTCTGTTGCGGTTCATAGTCCTCTTCGTACTCGTATTGGGCGGCTAAATCGGTAAGGGCGAACCTATCATCGTGATGTTCTCGCCGAGTGAGCCAGTGAGTTTGCTGGTGTTCTTGATACCCGTCTTGGGAAAGAGCTTAAACACGTTTATGGTCGCTGCCTTAATGGAGGAGTACGCTTAATCTTTTGTTAGTAAAACTATTCTGTGGATTATGCGAAGCTCGTAACTGTTTCTAGGGATGGGAAACCGATGCAGAAAGCACCCTCGTGAGTGAGGAGGACTGGATGTTGGTAGGAGTACTGTGGCTGATGTTTGGTGGTTTAGTGCTATTATACATTTTATAACTTATTAGAAAGGGGCTAGAATCATT
Above is a window of Nymphaea colorata isolate Beijing-Zhang1983 unplaced genomic scaffold, ASM883128v2 scaffold0208, whole genome shotgun sequence DNA encoding:
- the LOC116268304 gene encoding LOW QUALITY PROTEIN: probable 3-hydroxyisobutyrate dehydrogenase-like 1, mitochondrial (The sequence of the model RefSeq protein was modified relative to this genomic sequence to represent the inferred CDS: deleted 2 bases in 1 codon; substituted 1 base at 1 genomic stop codon) is translated as MKVGWIGTGVMGLSMCKHLLNAQYSLSVFNRTPEKAKPLLELGAEWLSPQEIAAKVDVLFLMLGFPKDVETMCLGEDGILKHMKKGTIIPFSSILVDHTTSRPSLAVSIYNEAKALGIGSIDAPVSGGDVGAREGKLVVMCGGEKEELERVRPIMEKYSRAVNLAGGAGLGQHTKMVNQIILAGNMAGTVEGLMYASKSGLDLTGTIDTIILGAASSTALNVLGRRMVAGNFDPGFYVEHYIKDLEICLXESARMELSLPCLALVKQFYIALKAQGGSKLGTQALIKVLENLNNHHIGK